Proteins from one Streptomyces genisteinicus genomic window:
- a CDS encoding DUF4193 domain-containing protein: MATDYDTPRKTDDDVDSDSLEELKARRNDKSTSNVDVDEFDAAEGMELPGADLSNEELAVRVLPKQADEFTCMSCFLVHHRSQLAREKNGQPICRDCD, encoded by the coding sequence ATGGCAACGGATTACGACACCCCACGCAAGACCGACGACGACGTCGATTCGGACAGCCTTGAGGAACTGAAGGCCCGCCGGAACGACAAGTCCACCTCCAACGTCGACGTCGACGAGTTCGACGCCGCCGAGGGCATGGAGCTCCCGGGAGCAGACCTGTCCAACGAGGAGCTCGCCGTCCGGGTCCTGCCCAAGCAGGCCGACGAGTTCACCTGCATGAGCTGCTTCCTCGTGCACCACCGCAGCCAGCTGGCGCGCGAGAAGAACGGCCAGCCGATCTGCCGCGACTGCGACTGA
- a CDS encoding sensor histidine kinase, with protein sequence MGRGKLRIYLGAAPGVGKTYAMLSEAHRRAERGTDCVVGYVEHHGRPRTEVLLHGLEQVRRQELTHRGARFTEMDVDAVIARAPAVALVDELAHSNIPGSRNAKRWQDVEELLAAGIDVISTVNIQHLESLGDVVHSITGVRQRETVPDEVVRRADQIELVDMAPQALRRRMAHGNIYQPDKVDAALSNYFRPGNLTALRELALLWLADRVDEYLQQYRGEHNIRSTWQARERIVVGLTGGPEGRTLIRRAARMAAKGAGGEILAVYIARSDGLTSASPKELTVQRTLVEDLGGTFHHVIGDDIPSALLDFARGVNGTQIVLGSSRRRSWQYLFSPGVGATVARDSGPDLDVHIVTHDEVGKGRGLPGSRGARIGRSRTIAAWLAGVAAPVLLTLVLLSVEDGPGLANDVLLFLFLTVLAALLGGLRPALASAAVGSLLLNYYFTPPRHTLDIAEPQNLVALVIFFAVAVAVASVVDLATRRTHQAARLRAESEILSFLAGSVLRGETALDALLERVRETFAMESVALLERAGDVDPWTCTASVGPAPAARPDDADVDMPVGDHMALALSGRVLPAEDRRVLAAFAAQAAVVLDRQRLVGEAEAARALAEGNRIRTALLAAVSHDLRTPLAGIKAAVTSLRSDDVAWSDEDEAELLAGIEEGADRLDHLVGNLLDMSRLQTGTVTPLIRRTGLDEVIPLALAGVPPESVGLDVPETLPMVAVDRGLLERAVANIVENAVKYTPDDTPVVVAASTLGDRVELRVVDRGSGVPDEAKERIFEPFQRVGDAPRGAGVGLGLAVARGFVEAMGGTLSAEDTPGGGMTMVLTLAAAPGPPPGTSGPAPAEAAP encoded by the coding sequence ATGGGACGCGGCAAGCTTCGGATCTATTTGGGCGCGGCGCCCGGAGTCGGCAAGACCTACGCGATGCTCTCCGAGGCGCACCGGCGTGCCGAGCGCGGCACGGACTGCGTCGTCGGGTACGTGGAGCACCACGGCAGGCCCCGCACGGAGGTGCTGCTGCACGGGCTGGAGCAGGTCCGCCGCCAGGAGCTGACGCACCGCGGCGCGCGGTTCACCGAGATGGACGTGGACGCCGTGATCGCCCGCGCCCCCGCCGTCGCGCTCGTCGACGAGCTGGCGCACAGCAACATCCCCGGCTCCCGCAACGCCAAGCGGTGGCAGGACGTCGAGGAACTCCTCGCCGCGGGCATCGACGTCATATCCACCGTCAACATCCAGCACCTGGAATCACTCGGCGACGTGGTCCACTCGATCACCGGCGTCCGGCAGCGGGAGACCGTGCCCGACGAGGTGGTCCGCAGGGCGGACCAGATCGAGCTCGTCGACATGGCGCCGCAGGCGCTGCGCCGCCGGATGGCGCACGGCAACATCTACCAGCCGGACAAGGTGGACGCCGCCCTGTCGAACTACTTCCGCCCCGGCAACCTCACCGCCCTGCGCGAGCTGGCGCTGCTCTGGCTCGCCGACCGGGTCGACGAGTACCTCCAGCAGTACCGCGGCGAGCACAACATCCGCTCCACCTGGCAGGCGCGCGAGCGCATCGTCGTCGGTCTGACCGGCGGCCCCGAGGGCCGCACCCTGATCCGGCGCGCCGCGCGGATGGCCGCCAAGGGCGCGGGCGGCGAGATCCTCGCCGTGTACATCGCCCGCAGCGACGGCCTGACCTCGGCCTCCCCGAAGGAACTGACCGTCCAGCGCACCCTCGTCGAGGACCTGGGGGGCACCTTTCACCACGTCATCGGCGACGACATACCGTCCGCGCTGCTCGACTTCGCCCGCGGGGTGAACGGCACCCAAATCGTCCTCGGCTCCAGCCGCCGCAGGTCCTGGCAGTACCTCTTCAGCCCGGGAGTGGGCGCGACCGTCGCCCGTGACTCCGGCCCCGACCTGGACGTCCACATCGTCACCCACGACGAGGTGGGCAAGGGCCGCGGCCTGCCCGGGAGCCGCGGAGCCCGGATCGGCCGCAGCCGCACGATCGCCGCCTGGCTCGCGGGCGTCGCCGCTCCCGTCCTGCTCACCCTCGTGCTGCTCAGCGTCGAGGACGGGCCGGGGCTCGCCAACGACGTCCTGCTCTTCCTCTTCCTGACCGTGCTCGCCGCCCTGCTGGGCGGTCTGCGGCCGGCGCTCGCCTCGGCGGCGGTGGGGTCCCTGCTGCTGAACTACTACTTCACCCCGCCCCGCCACACCCTCGACATCGCCGAACCGCAGAACCTCGTCGCCCTGGTGATCTTCTTCGCCGTCGCGGTGGCGGTCGCCTCCGTCGTCGACCTGGCCACCCGCCGCACCCACCAGGCCGCCCGGCTGCGGGCCGAGTCGGAGATCCTCTCCTTCCTCGCGGGCAGCGTGCTGCGCGGCGAGACCGCCCTCGACGCCCTGCTGGAACGGGTCCGCGAGACGTTCGCCATGGAGTCGGTCGCCCTGCTGGAACGGGCCGGCGACGTCGACCCCTGGACCTGCACCGCGAGCGTCGGCCCCGCGCCCGCCGCCCGGCCCGACGACGCCGACGTGGACATGCCGGTCGGCGACCACATGGCGCTGGCGCTCTCCGGCCGCGTGCTGCCCGCCGAGGACCGCCGGGTGCTCGCCGCGTTCGCCGCGCAGGCGGCGGTCGTCCTCGACCGGCAGCGGCTGGTGGGGGAGGCGGAGGCGGCCCGCGCGCTCGCGGAGGGCAACCGGATACGGACCGCGCTGCTCGCCGCCGTCAGCCACGACCTGCGGACCCCGCTGGCCGGCATCAAGGCCGCCGTCACCTCGCTGCGCTCGGACGACGTCGCCTGGTCCGACGAGGACGAGGCCGAGCTCCTCGCGGGGATCGAGGAGGGCGCCGACCGCCTCGACCACCTGGTGGGCAACCTCCTCGACATGTCCCGGCTCCAGACCGGCACGGTCACTCCGCTGATACGCCGGACCGGCCTCGACGAGGTCATCCCGCTCGCCCTCGCGGGCGTCCCGCCGGAGAGCGTCGGCCTCGACGTCCCGGAGACGCTGCCGATGGTGGCGGTGGACCGGGGCCTGCTGGAACGGGCGGTCGCCAACATCGTCGAGAACGCGGTCAAGTACACCCCCGACGACACCCCGGTCGTCGTCGCGGCCAGCACCCTCGGCGACCGCGTCGAACTGCGTGTGGTGGACCGCGGCAGCGGCGTCCCCGACGAGGCCAAGGAACGGATCTTCGAGCCGTTCCAGCGGGTCGGCGACGCCCCGCGGGGCGCCGGCGTCGGCCTCGGACTCGCGGTGGCGCGCGGCTTCGTCGAGGCCATGGGCGGCACGCTGAGCGCCGAGGACACCCCGGGCGGCGGCATGACGATGGTGCTCACCCTGGCCGCGGCGCCCGGCCCGCCGCCCGGGACCTCCGGGCCGGCGCCGGCGGAGGCGGCCCCATGA
- a CDS encoding DUF3093 domain-containing protein, producing the protein MQPSAPQYSERLTAPRSWWVVTALFGISGGLVTLPLGLLPMLGGLIGAAAVAGAVVSSYGSARIRVVAGSLVAGDARIPAGALGPAEVLDPEEARAWRSYKADPRAFMLLRSYVPTAVRIEVTDPADPTPYVYLSTRRPEELAAALASARTPETA; encoded by the coding sequence ATGCAGCCTTCCGCCCCGCAGTACTCAGAACGCCTCACCGCGCCCCGTTCGTGGTGGGTCGTCACCGCCCTCTTCGGGATCTCCGGCGGTCTCGTCACGCTTCCGCTGGGGCTGCTGCCCATGCTGGGCGGGCTGATCGGGGCGGCCGCGGTGGCGGGCGCGGTGGTCAGCTCGTACGGCTCGGCCCGGATCCGGGTGGTCGCGGGGTCGCTGGTCGCGGGTGACGCCCGCATCCCCGCCGGGGCGCTCGGGCCCGCGGAGGTGCTGGACCCGGAGGAGGCGCGTGCCTGGCGTTCGTACAAGGCGGACCCGCGGGCGTTCATGCTGCTGCGCAGCTATGTGCCGACGGCGGTGCGCATCGAGGTGACGGATCCCGCGGACCCGACCCCGTACGTGTACCTGTCGACGCGGCGTCCCGAGGAGCTGGCGGCGGCGCTGGCCTCGGCCCGGACGCCGGAGACCGCCTGA
- a CDS encoding OB-fold nucleic acid binding domain-containing protein, whose protein sequence is MSATPRSEKAARDERTVRPAGRFRRMFDRLASSQQDIESEELQEDTQASGCTRICDCDDRAIVRVTGTLRTVTLRPRAGVPALEAELFDGTAPLDVVWLGRRSIVGIEPGRRLIASGRISMSHGRRVLFNPKYELRPLGQE, encoded by the coding sequence ATGAGTGCAACACCCCGCTCCGAGAAGGCGGCGCGCGACGAGAGGACGGTCAGACCGGCCGGCCGCTTCCGCCGTATGTTCGACCGGCTCGCGTCCTCGCAGCAGGACATCGAGTCGGAGGAGCTCCAGGAGGACACCCAGGCCTCCGGGTGCACCCGGATCTGCGACTGCGACGACCGCGCGATCGTCCGGGTGACTGGTACCTTGCGCACGGTGACCCTGCGGCCGCGGGCCGGAGTGCCGGCCCTGGAGGCGGAGCTCTTCGACGGCACCGCCCCGCTGGACGTCGTCTGGCTCGGCCGCCGGTCGATCGTCGGCATCGAACCGGGACGCCGTCTGATCGCCTCCGGCCGGATATCGATGAGCCACGGCCGCCGGGTGCTGTTCAATCCCAAATACGAACTCCGACCGCTCGGACAGGAGTAG
- a CDS encoding potassium channel family protein: protein MHIVIMGCGRVGAALAQTLEQQGHTVAVVDQDPTAFRRLGSGFGGRRVTGVGFDQDTLREAGIEEAGAFAAVSSGDNSNIIAARVAREMFGIENVAARIYDPRRAEVYQRLGIPTVATVRWTADQMLRRLLPSGAESLWRDPSGTVELAEVHTSPAWIGHKISRLQEETGVRVAFLTRLGEAVLPTSQTVLQEGDFVHVMLRSDEIGKVEAAFAEGPEEGGH from the coding sequence GTGCACATCGTCATCATGGGATGCGGGCGAGTGGGAGCCGCTCTCGCGCAGACCCTGGAGCAGCAGGGGCACACGGTCGCCGTCGTCGACCAGGACCCCACGGCCTTCCGCCGCCTGGGATCGGGGTTCGGCGGCCGCCGGGTGACCGGTGTCGGCTTCGACCAGGACACCCTGCGCGAGGCGGGCATCGAGGAGGCCGGCGCGTTCGCGGCGGTCAGCAGCGGTGACAACTCGAACATCATCGCGGCCCGGGTGGCGCGCGAGATGTTCGGCATCGAGAACGTCGCCGCACGCATCTACGACCCGCGCCGCGCCGAGGTGTACCAGCGCCTCGGCATCCCCACGGTCGCGACGGTCCGCTGGACCGCCGACCAGATGCTGCGGCGCCTGCTGCCGTCGGGCGCGGAGTCGCTGTGGCGGGATCCGAGCGGCACGGTCGAGCTCGCGGAGGTGCACACCTCCCCCGCGTGGATCGGCCACAAGATCAGCCGGCTCCAGGAGGAGACGGGCGTGCGGGTCGCGTTCCTCACCCGGTTGGGCGAAGCGGTCCTGCCGACGTCGCAGACCGTGCTCCAAGAGGGCGACTTCGTGCACGTGATGCTGCGGAGCGACGAGATCGGGAAGGTCGAGGCGGCGTTCGCCGAGGGCCCCGAGGAGGGCGGTCACTGA
- a CDS encoding ABC transporter ATP-binding protein, which translates to MTESSSEHAGTAVMEPGHGPMVRVSGLRRSFGSGPSAVHALRGVSFDIPRGELVALKGRSGSGKTTLLNLVGGLDEPDGGSITVDGTELAGLGEKGLLELRRDRIGFIFQSFGLIPILSAAENVGVPLRLRKAEPRAREERVALMLALVGLADHAAQRPGELSGGQQQRVAIARALANRPALLIADEPTGQLDAETGLAVMELLRAVVRSEGVTALVATHDAQLLQLADRVLELRDGEIVEG; encoded by the coding sequence ATGACCGAGAGCAGCAGCGAGCACGCGGGCACCGCCGTCATGGAACCGGGGCACGGGCCCATGGTGCGGGTGAGCGGCCTGCGCCGGTCCTTCGGCAGCGGGCCCTCCGCGGTGCACGCGCTCCGCGGCGTCTCGTTCGACATTCCCCGCGGCGAACTGGTGGCGCTCAAGGGCCGGTCCGGCTCCGGCAAGACCACCCTGCTCAACCTGGTCGGCGGCCTGGACGAACCGGACGGCGGCAGCATCACCGTCGACGGCACGGAGCTCGCCGGCCTCGGCGAGAAGGGGCTCCTGGAGCTGCGCCGCGACCGGATCGGCTTCATCTTCCAGTCCTTCGGCCTGATCCCGATCCTCAGCGCCGCGGAGAACGTCGGCGTTCCGCTGCGTCTGCGCAAGGCCGAACCGCGTGCCCGCGAGGAGCGCGTCGCGCTGATGCTCGCCCTCGTCGGCCTCGCCGACCACGCGGCCCAGCGGCCGGGCGAGCTCTCCGGAGGCCAGCAGCAGCGCGTCGCCATCGCCCGCGCGCTCGCCAACCGCCCCGCCCTGCTGATCGCCGACGAGCCGACCGGCCAGCTCGACGCGGAGACCGGCCTGGCCGTGATGGAGCTCCTGCGCGCCGTGGTCCGCAGCGAGGGCGTCACCGCCCTGGTCGCCACCCACGACGCCCAGCTCCTCCAGCTCGCCGACCGCGTCCTGGAACTCCGGGACGGGGAGATCGTCGAGGGGTGA
- a CDS encoding potassium channel family protein: MRVAIAGAGAVGRSIAAELLENGHEVLLIDKAPTAISVERVPQAEWLLADACEITSLDEAALQRCNVVIAATGDDKVNLVVSLLAKTEYGVPRVVSRVNNPKNEWLFNESWGVDVAVSTPRLMSALVEEAVSVGDLVRLLRFSHGDANLVELTLPPESALAGTRVGEVDWPQDTSLVTIIRGSRVLTPSVEESLEAGDELLFVAAQAREEQLEDLLSVRRES, from the coding sequence ATGCGGGTCGCTATTGCGGGCGCCGGCGCCGTGGGGCGTTCCATCGCCGCCGAGCTGCTGGAGAACGGGCACGAGGTGCTCCTGATCGACAAGGCGCCGACCGCCATCTCGGTGGAGCGGGTGCCGCAGGCCGAGTGGCTGCTGGCCGACGCGTGCGAGATCACCTCGCTCGACGAGGCCGCGCTGCAGCGGTGCAACGTGGTGATCGCGGCGACCGGCGACGACAAGGTCAACCTGGTCGTGTCGCTGCTCGCGAAGACCGAGTACGGGGTGCCGCGGGTGGTCTCCCGGGTGAACAACCCGAAGAACGAGTGGCTGTTCAACGAGTCCTGGGGCGTGGACGTCGCCGTCTCGACGCCGCGGCTGATGTCGGCGCTGGTCGAGGAGGCGGTGAGCGTCGGCGACCTGGTCCGGCTGCTGCGCTTCAGCCACGGCGACGCCAACCTCGTCGAGCTCACGCTGCCGCCGGAGTCGGCGCTCGCGGGCACCCGGGTCGGAGAGGTGGACTGGCCGCAGGACACCTCGCTGGTCACGATCATCCGCGGATCCCGGGTGCTGACGCCGAGCGTGGAGGAGTCGCTGGAGGCCGGCGACGAGCTGCTGTTCGTCGCCGCCCAGGCCCGGGAGGAGCAGCTGGAGGACCTGCTCTCGGTCCGCCGCGAGTCCTGA
- the dut gene encoding dUTP diphosphatase, giving the protein MREPVDVLIRRVDPEVPLPSYGHPGDAGADLMTCEAAELAPGERAVLPTGVSIALPDGYAAFVHPRSGLAARCGVALVNAPGTVDAGYRGEIKVIVVNLDPRETVRFERFDRIAQLVVQQVEKVRFHEVAELPGSARAEGGFGSTGGHAAVDGSTGGNRYASVVSDREGQ; this is encoded by the coding sequence ATGCGCGAACCCGTCGACGTACTGATCCGCCGCGTGGACCCCGAGGTCCCGCTCCCGTCGTACGGTCATCCCGGCGACGCCGGGGCCGACCTCATGACGTGCGAGGCGGCCGAGCTGGCCCCCGGCGAGCGCGCCGTGCTGCCGACCGGCGTCTCCATCGCCCTGCCCGACGGGTACGCGGCGTTCGTGCATCCCCGCTCGGGTCTCGCCGCCCGCTGCGGAGTGGCACTCGTGAATGCCCCAGGGACGGTTGATGCCGGGTACCGTGGGGAGATCAAGGTGATCGTGGTCAACCTCGACCCGCGCGAGACCGTACGGTTCGAACGGTTCGACCGGATTGCCCAACTGGTCGTCCAGCAGGTCGAGAAGGTGCGCTTCCACGAGGTGGCGGAGCTTCCCGGCTCCGCGCGGGCCGAGGGGGGCTTCGGGTCCACCGGCGGTCATGCCGCCGTGGACGGCTCTACGGGTGGGAATCGATACGCTTCGGTCGTATCCGACCGGGAAGGACAGTGA
- a CDS encoding DUF3159 domain-containing protein: MTSVDKPPPTTNDQQPGHAADSKAVTEAALFEAFGGVRGMVETVLPGLLFVTIYTVNKDLKMSAIAAVAISLVLVAVRLIRRDTVKHAFSGVFGVGFGVLFAMMTGEAKDFYLPGMLYTLGLATAYLVTAAAGVPLIGLILGPVFKENLSWRTRNPGRKKAYTKASYAWGLILLAKCAILFPLYWWADTTQLGWVLVALKIPPFLLAVWLTWIFLAKAPPPIDVFAEMEAEERAEEARKAAAQQDTVP; this comes from the coding sequence GTGACGTCCGTCGACAAGCCGCCCCCCACGACCAACGATCAGCAGCCCGGCCATGCGGCCGACTCCAAGGCAGTCACGGAGGCGGCGCTGTTCGAGGCGTTCGGCGGCGTGCGCGGCATGGTGGAGACCGTCCTGCCGGGCCTGCTCTTCGTCACGATCTACACCGTCAACAAAGACCTGAAGATGTCCGCGATCGCCGCGGTCGCGATCTCGCTGGTGCTGGTCGCGGTCCGGCTGATCCGCCGGGACACCGTCAAGCACGCCTTCAGCGGCGTCTTCGGCGTCGGCTTCGGCGTCCTCTTCGCGATGATGACCGGCGAGGCCAAGGACTTCTATCTGCCGGGCATGCTCTACACGCTGGGCCTGGCGACGGCGTACCTGGTCACCGCGGCGGCGGGTGTCCCCCTGATCGGGCTGATCCTCGGTCCGGTCTTCAAGGAGAACCTCTCCTGGCGGACCCGTAATCCCGGCCGCAAGAAGGCGTACACCAAGGCGAGCTACGCGTGGGGACTGATCCTCCTCGCCAAGTGCGCGATCCTCTTCCCGCTCTACTGGTGGGCCGACACCACCCAGCTCGGCTGGGTGCTCGTCGCGCTGAAGATCCCGCCGTTCCTGCTCGCCGTCTGGCTGACCTGGATCTTCCTGGCCAAGGCGCCGCCGCCGATCGACGTGTTCGCCGAGATGGAGGCCGAGGAGCGGGCCGAGGAGGCCCGCAAGGCCGCCGCCCAGCAGGACACCGTGCCGTAG
- a CDS encoding DUF3710 domain-containing protein, translated as MFGRRKKSGSAEDAADATGEAERVADESADLGTEAGESRRVNLPPAPRPDGPWDASEVSRPGEGRVDLGGMFVPGVDGMELRVEVAGDAIVAATVVLRDSAVQLQAFAAPKKEGIWGEVREEIAGGITQQGGVIDEVEGPLGWELRAQVPVQLPDGKGGVQLVRFVGVDGPRWFLRGVISGQGAVQPQAAGLLEQIFRDTVVVRGDGPMAPRDPIVLKLPDDAQMVPEGVQQTEQEGSRFSGGMGQLQRGPEITEVR; from the coding sequence GTGTTCGGACGTCGCAAGAAGAGTGGTTCCGCCGAGGACGCGGCGGACGCAACGGGCGAGGCCGAGCGAGTCGCGGACGAGTCTGCCGACCTCGGCACGGAGGCCGGGGAGTCCCGTCGGGTGAACCTCCCGCCGGCCCCGCGGCCCGACGGCCCCTGGGACGCCTCCGAGGTCTCCCGGCCCGGCGAGGGCCGGGTCGACCTGGGCGGCATGTTCGTGCCCGGGGTCGACGGCATGGAGCTGCGGGTCGAGGTCGCCGGAGACGCGATCGTCGCGGCCACGGTCGTGCTGCGCGACAGCGCCGTACAGCTGCAGGCCTTCGCGGCTCCCAAGAAGGAAGGCATCTGGGGCGAGGTCCGCGAGGAGATCGCGGGCGGCATCACCCAGCAGGGCGGCGTCATCGACGAGGTCGAGGGCCCGCTCGGCTGGGAACTGCGCGCACAGGTGCCCGTGCAGCTGCCCGACGGCAAGGGCGGCGTGCAGCTGGTCCGGTTCGTCGGCGTCGACGGCCCCCGCTGGTTCCTGCGCGGAGTGATCTCCGGGCAGGGCGCGGTGCAGCCGCAGGCCGCCGGGCTGCTGGAGCAGATCTTCCGCGACACCGTCGTGGTGCGCGGCGACGGCCCGATGGCGCCGCGCGACCCGATCGTCCTCAAGCTGCCGGACGACGCGCAGATGGTGCCCGAGGGCGTCCAGCAGACCGAGCAGGAGGGCTCCCGGTTCTCCGGCGGCATGGGCCAGCTCCAGCGCGGCCCGGAGATCACCGAGGTGCGCTGA
- a CDS encoding PaaI family thioesterase has protein sequence MTNANNRGAGGGPSAGPPPGSPALTPPADATAPVRHPEAPAPGELLGAHYEHCFGCGGDQPHGLHLEARAQDGVRVTAEFTVKPAHQGAPGLAHGGVLATALDETLGSLSWLLRVIAVTGKLETDFVRPVPVGTVLHLDAEVTAVAGRKIYSSAVGRIGSPDGPVAVRAAALFIEVKVDHFIDNGRPEEIRAAMADPDQVRRARAFEVNP, from the coding sequence GTGACCAACGCGAACAACCGAGGGGCGGGTGGCGGCCCCTCCGCCGGCCCCCCGCCCGGGTCCCCGGCCCTGACCCCGCCCGCCGACGCCACGGCGCCCGTCCGGCACCCCGAAGCCCCGGCGCCCGGCGAGCTCCTCGGCGCGCACTACGAGCACTGTTTCGGCTGCGGCGGCGACCAGCCCCACGGCCTGCACCTGGAGGCCCGCGCCCAGGACGGCGTGCGCGTCACGGCGGAGTTCACCGTCAAGCCCGCCCACCAGGGCGCGCCCGGACTGGCCCACGGCGGCGTCCTGGCGACGGCGCTGGACGAGACCCTCGGCTCGCTCAGCTGGCTGCTGCGCGTCATCGCCGTCACCGGCAAGCTGGAGACCGACTTCGTCCGGCCCGTGCCCGTCGGCACCGTGCTGCACCTGGACGCCGAGGTCACCGCCGTCGCCGGACGCAAGATCTACTCCTCGGCCGTCGGCCGCATCGGCTCCCCCGACGGCCCGGTCGCCGTCCGCGCCGCCGCGCTGTTCATCGAGGTCAAGGTCGACCACTTCATCGACAACGGCCGGCCCGAGGAGATCCGGGCGGCCATGGCCGACCCGGACCAGGTGCGCCGTGCCCGCGCGTTCGAGGTGAACCCCTGA
- a CDS encoding response regulator → MTRVLVVDDEPQIVRALVINLKARKYEVDSAHDGAGALELAAARHPDVVVLDLGLPDMDGVEVIRGLRGWTRVPILVLSARHSSDEKVEALDAGADDYVTKPFGMDELLARLRAAVRRAEPVGGGDDDLVSVDTASFTVDLAAKKVHRDGRDVRLTPTEWHLLEVLVRNSGRLVSQKQLLQEVWGPSYGTETNYLRVYMAQLRRKLEADPSHPRHFVTEPGMGYRFER, encoded by the coding sequence ATGACCCGGGTGCTCGTGGTCGACGACGAGCCGCAGATCGTGCGCGCCCTCGTGATCAACCTGAAGGCGCGCAAGTACGAGGTGGACTCGGCCCACGACGGCGCCGGCGCGCTCGAACTCGCCGCGGCCCGCCACCCCGACGTCGTCGTGCTGGACCTCGGTCTGCCCGACATGGACGGCGTCGAGGTGATCCGGGGCCTGCGGGGCTGGACCAGGGTGCCCATCCTGGTGCTCTCCGCCCGCCACTCCTCCGACGAGAAGGTGGAGGCACTCGACGCCGGCGCCGACGACTACGTCACCAAGCCCTTCGGCATGGACGAACTGCTCGCCCGGCTGCGGGCCGCCGTACGCCGTGCCGAGCCCGTCGGCGGCGGTGACGACGACCTGGTGAGCGTGGACACCGCCTCCTTCACCGTCGACCTCGCCGCGAAGAAGGTGCACCGCGACGGACGCGACGTGCGGCTCACGCCGACCGAGTGGCACCTGCTGGAGGTCCTGGTCCGCAACAGCGGCCGCCTGGTCAGCCAGAAGCAGCTCCTCCAGGAGGTCTGGGGCCCCTCGTACGGCACCGAGACCAACTATCTGCGCGTGTACATGGCGCAGCTGCGCCGCAAGCTGGAGGCCGATCCGTCGCACCCCCGCCACTTCGTCACCGAGCCGGGCATGGGCTACCGCTTCGAACGTTGA